The genomic interval CATGGCCAAGGAACTCGCGATGGTCGAGCGCACCGAGCGGGGCCGGCAGGCGCGGCGGTACTTCATCGCTTGCGAAAGGGAACTGCACCGGCTCCAGGCGCAGACGAAAGGCCGTGGGCTCATTACCGAAAGTCCGCTGGACCAGTACCTGCACGGCATGGACCGCGATCTCATCGTGCGCGAGTTGCGCTTTCTCACCGAGGTGCAGAAGACCGTCCCCGGGATGCACGAGAACCAGGCTTTCCTGAGTGCGCTGGCCTACACCGAACTGCGGCTCGGTATCGAACTGACTCCCCTCTTTCCGCCCGAGGCCCTCGCCCTGCCCTGCCCGCATCAGGAGGTCGAGTTGCGGCCGACGGACATCGCCAGGCGCTTTGGTGTTGTCTATGCCAGCGGCAAAGAGGACGGTGCCACCGTCAACCGGATTCTCGCGGATCTGGGTTTTCAGACGCACACCAAAGGCGAACCGCTCGACTGGACCCCGACGGACAAGGGCTGGCCCTTCGCCGTGGTCAAGGAGGTACCGAACCGGTCCCTCAAGGCGGGCCGGACGATTCGCCAGTTATTCTGGCGTATAGGGCTCATTGAACATGCCGACGTGCGCGAGGC from Acidithiobacillus caldus ATCC 51756 carries:
- a CDS encoding phage antirepressor Ant; the encoded protein is MEALVPVTRQMIGGEEVFAVNARDLHAFLMNRDKFATWIKDRIAQYGFIENHDFIGFSEVSEKPKGGRPSKDYLLTLDMAKELAMVERTERGRQARRYFIACERELHRLQAQTKGRGLITESPLDQYLHGMDRDLIVRELRFLTEVQKTVPGMHENQAFLSALAYTELRLGIELTPLFPPEALALPCPHQEVELRPTDIARRFGVVYASGKEDGATVNRILADLGFQTHTKGEPLDWTPTDKGWPFAVVKEVPNRSLKAGRTIRQLFWRIGLIEHADVREALDRKGRERQARLASSRKRGQRALDLH